In the Colwellia sp. 20A7 genome, one interval contains:
- a CDS encoding (2Fe-2S)-binding protein, with product MITFTVNGETRKFSGDPTTPVLWYLRDELQLTGPKFGCGMAQCGACTVHINGEAQRSCTLPISAVSGSKITTIEGLSENGEHPVQKAWIEHKVPQCGFCQCGQMMQAASLLASNPTPSDDEIVQSMSGNICRCGTYPRIHKAIKSASKSMAGVAYYVPEKAGEEA from the coding sequence ATGATTACGTTTACCGTTAACGGTGAAACTCGTAAGTTTTCAGGCGACCCGACTACGCCCGTACTCTGGTATTTACGGGATGAGTTACAACTAACAGGTCCTAAATTTGGCTGTGGTATGGCACAATGTGGTGCGTGTACTGTTCATATAAACGGTGAGGCACAACGCTCATGTACATTACCTATTTCTGCAGTTTCAGGTAGTAAAATAACAACTATTGAAGGCTTAAGTGAAAACGGTGAGCATCCTGTACAAAAAGCTTGGATAGAACATAAAGTGCCACAATGCGGTTTTTGCCAATGTGGTCAAATGATGCAAGCAGCTAGTTTACTGGCAAGCAACCCTACACCTAGTGATGATGAGATTGTACAAAGTATGTCAGGCAATATTTGTCGATGTGGTACTTATCCTCGCATTCATAAAGCGATCAAATCTGCGTCTAAATCAATGGCTGGTGTTGCTTATTATGTTCCTGAAAAAGCAGGAGAAGAAGCATGA